The nucleotide window CCTCATTAAAGTCTCTTATCTTTAAGCGCATCTGAAGCAAGGGCCTCATGGAGACGATACCAAAATCAACAGGCAGTTTTGAAAGCTTTGACGGCACGCCGATCTATTACGAGGTGCGTGGCGAAGGCGATCCGCTTGTTCTTATTTATGGCATCGCGTGTCCCATCAATCATTGGCACTATCAAATCGAATACTTTTCCAAAAAATATAAAGTCATCGCATTTGATTTGCGCGGACACCACAAAAGCACACCGATCGCCGACATGAGAAATCTCACCATGGATGCGCTGGGAAAAGATGTCATTGGTTTGTTGGATCATTTGAAAATCAAACGTGCGCATTTTGCCGGACACAGCTTTGGCGCGCCTTTACTATTACATCTTTATGAAATGAAACCCGAAGTCATTCGCTCCATGATCTTCATCAATGGCTTTGCGAAAAACCCAATCAAGGGCATGTTTGGCTTAGATGTCATTGAGCCTTTTTTCTATTTCATTAAAGCACAGTACGAACAGCAACCGGATCTGTGGAATACTCTGTGGAAATTGGCTGTGGATAACCCAATGTCCATGTACCTTGCCGCATTGGCTGGTGGATTTAATTTAAAGGTCACGCACTTCAAGGATATTGAGGTTTATACTCGCGGCGTAGCGAGAATGAATCTTGAAGTGTTTCTGAATCTCTTCGAAGAATTAATGAAATATGATGGAGAGTCAGTTCTTACAAAGATTGAGGCGCCAGTTCTTATTATTTCCGGTGAACGAGACATGGTGACCCCGATCAGATTTCAATATCATTTCAAAGAGAAAATTAAACATTCTGAATTTGTTCTCGTTCCTTATGGCTCTCACTGCACCCAATTAGACTTCCCAGATTATACCAATCTAAAAATGGAGAAGTTCATCTCAGAGTCTTAGATCACCCGAAAGGGTTAGGAAATTGGTTTAAGAGTATATAAATACTTTCTGTTGTTATTTAACAATGCGACACCATATATAAGAATGGTTTCTGGTTTAATCTGAGGAATATCTCTATTTTTACTTATACTTAGTGAAAAAATCGATAAGTGCTCCACACTGCTCCGCTTTACCTGCCAAATTACAATAAAAAAATATTTCGTCATTTTTGTGTTAAATACTCGTCAATTACAGTATCTCTCTGCCTCATTACAAAAAATGAACCCGGGCGCTCGAGAAAAATTGTACGTACCAGCTTAAATCGACCGCCCAACCAAGGTAACGGAGAAATTAGAATATGAAACTAAAATCCCTCATGGCGATTTTGGCAGCCCTTTGCGTAAATTCAACCGCATTTGCCGATGAGTTCGATGGCGGCAGCGGTGAGTTCGATCCAAAACCACTTCCAAACTACACTGAAGCAGAAATTCAAAAGAAAATCGCTCAAGAGATGGAAATCGCATGCTCTGGCAACTTGTGCCGCATTGTTGGCACTGACAGCTCTGGCGAAGGCTGGACTGTTTCTTTCAACGTTGGATACGGCAACGGCAACGGCAACAGCGGAACTTCTATCTACATCGGTGATAAATATAACAACAATCCAAACGACACGACTTGGAACGCTGGCATCACTGTCACTTACAAAAACTACCATTGCCAATCAAATTTGCGCGTGACTCCAGCGGTGTACCGCTTCGTCAACACGTACATGTACAACATGGTTAACAGCGACGGATCTACGAAAAGAAATTTCTCTCCTGCAGATCAGACGGTAATTTTGTTCTACACAACAATGTTGAACAAAGTTGATTCTTGCGCAAACGCGGCTAAATAGATTTCAAACGACGGGAATATTTTCATGTTTTCCAAATATGCACTCCTGAATTTCTGGGTTTCTGCATCAACACTGCTGTTCTCGTCGAACTCTATCGCCCAGGTTACAACATCCTCTCAGATGAACAACCTGCGCATAACCAATCGTGCACAATGTGCGATTGATTCTGATTATCCAACTGCTTCTGCTTTCTTGATCCTAGATGGCTATAACGCCGGCAAGCTGGGCAACTCGTTAGCTAAAAACATCGGTCTTGACGAGGCACAAACCTCACAAGACACGATGAAAGAGTTCCGCCTCTCCGTCAGTCATCTTACTTTAACGATCATCAACAAGATCATGACGGGCAAACTGCCTCTCTTGCCGATGAATTTGAAAGTGGCGAAACTTTACAATTATACTTCTTTGGCAAATTCATGCGGTGATAAAGTTTATTGCGCAGAACTACAAAACCATTTGGCAAAAATCTGGGCGTTATCTGAAAACTCCGCGATTACCTCTGTCAGCCCCGAATGGAAAAAGATCGACAACTTCTCTGCGTCCAACTTCATGTCTCAACAAGGCAGTCGTCGCGTCGGATGTTACTACTTAAAAAGGTTTTCACCACTTCAGGGGCAACTTCACAACACGACACTTGATACAGCCTCTTTGCAGGAAATGGCTGTTGCTTTCCTGGAACAGGAAAAATACATCACCAGCTGCTACGACACCGATGCATCTTTGGACTCTCGCAACGCCGCTCTTCAAATTGATATCAAAACAGGGGAGCTCGACAGTTGGAATGCAAAAGGTTTTGATTTCTGGAATAGCGTAAAAATTTATCTTTCATGGGCTTGGCGCAATACCGACGTTGTGAACCACATGAGCCCGCGCTTTGGTGAAGTTTTTAAATCTGTGGCTCTTGAAGAGTCTATGATGCTGATTCCAAACGGATGCAAGAGCATCACCAAGCCTTCTTGCGACAGTGAGCATTTGGCTCTTAATAACCTTCGTGAACTTGCTAAACAAGACACAAAAGATTCTGGCTTTAATACGGAAGTTCCACAAAGCCCTGACAAAACAATGCTTGAGCGCGGTGCTCGCGCAGTGAATAACGACTTCCTCAATACCAAAGGGTATATGTCGGCCGGGGAGTGGGTTGAAAACTTCCGCAAAAATTTCGTGCAAACTCGCGGTTCTGCTAAGAATCGCCTGCAAAGTTCCGTTCAATTCATGAATATCCTGGCGGACACGATGACTGCCGATACTCTGGTTGAGTTCGTTAAGCCAATTGCTCTTGCCTCAAAACTTTCATCACTTCAGCGGGACGAGCTTTACTATCTTTGCACCGAAGTTCGCCTTGCCGGCGATAAACGTCTTGATTTTATGAAATCAGATATTGATGGTATCGCTGGGCTTAAGAACATGAATAAGGCCTTGGATAGTTCAAAACGCTCAATTGAGCAATTTGTCGCTTACTTTGACGTTGTCTCGAAAGGAATTCTTCCTTACTGCGATCAGCTCGAAAAAACCAATATCTGGCAGGCAGCGGGATACACTGTAAATAAATCTGGTTTTAAATCTTGGGCGAAAGAAGTTTTAAGTACTCCGACGGAAGAAACTCCTTCAACTTTC belongs to Bdellovibrio svalbardensis and includes:
- a CDS encoding protease; translation: MKLKSLMAILAALCVNSTAFADEFDGGSGEFDPKPLPNYTEAEIQKKIAQEMEIACSGNLCRIVGTDSSGEGWTVSFNVGYGNGNGNSGTSIYIGDKYNNNPNDTTWNAGITVTYKNYHCQSNLRVTPAVYRFVNTYMYNMVNSDGSTKRNFSPADQTVILFYTTMLNKVDSCANAAK
- a CDS encoding alpha/beta fold hydrolase, which translates into the protein METIPKSTGSFESFDGTPIYYEVRGEGDPLVLIYGIACPINHWHYQIEYFSKKYKVIAFDLRGHHKSTPIADMRNLTMDALGKDVIGLLDHLKIKRAHFAGHSFGAPLLLHLYEMKPEVIRSMIFINGFAKNPIKGMFGLDVIEPFFYFIKAQYEQQPDLWNTLWKLAVDNPMSMYLAALAGGFNLKVTHFKDIEVYTRGVARMNLEVFLNLFEELMKYDGESVLTKIEAPVLIISGERDMVTPIRFQYHFKEKIKHSEFVLVPYGSHCTQLDFPDYTNLKMEKFISES